The Actinomycetota bacterium sequence CGGATCGCCCCCGAGCTGTACCTCAAGCGTCTGGTCGCCGGCGGGTTGACCCGCGTGTTCGAGCTGAACCGCAACTTCCGCAACGAGGGGATGAGCCCGCGCCACAACCCCGAGTTCACGATGCTGGAGTGCTACCAGGCGTACGCCGACTACACCGACATGATGGCGCTGACCGAGGCGCTGGTGCAGCGCGCCGCCGAGGAGGCCGTCGGGACCCTGGAGCTCGCGTACCAGGGACGGTCGCTGTCGCTGTCGACGCCGTGGCCGCGGCGGACCGTGCTGGAGCTCGCCGCGGAGGCCAGCGGGGAGGACCTCGACCACCGCATGCCGGTCGAGGACGCGCGCCGTGCGTGCGACCGCCACGGTGTGGCGTGGCAGCCCACTTGGGGCACCGGGAAGCTGATCTTCGAGCTCTACGAGGCCCTGGCGGAGGGCCACCTGTGGGCACCCACCTTCGTCATCGACCACCCGGTCGAGACGTCACCGCTGGCCCGTCGCCACCGCTCCGAGCCCGACGTCGTCGAACGCTTCGAACTGATCGTCGTCGGCCGGGAGCTCGCCAACGCCTTCAGCGAACTGGTGGACGCCGACGACCAGCGCCAGCGCTTCGAAGCGCAGGCCCAGGCGCGCGCCGCCGGCGACGAGGAAGCCATGGTCGTCGACGAGCCGTACCTGGCCGCGCTCGAGCTCGGGCTCCCGCCGACCGGCGGCCTGGGCGTCGGCGTCGATCGGCTGGTCATGCTCCTGGCTGACGTCCCGAGCATCCGTGACGTGATCCTGTTCCCGACGCTGCGCCCCCGAGCCTGATCTTCCTGATCTTCCAGCCTCGGCGGCTGGGAGTCGGTCTGCGGAACCTTGCGGCCCGCCGGTC is a genomic window containing:
- the lysS gene encoding lysine--tRNA ligase; the encoded protein is MSDQPAEESPQDERSRLDELIAARRAKAASLAERGHDPHPPRFAPTHTLAAVRQRWGHLAVGEESGAQVTVAGRLVAKREMGRVAFGVLREDGTDLQLFCHRDVLDEDAMTLFEELDAGDWLGAAGEVVVTRKGELSVRPTDLVLLSKSLRPLPEKWHGLRDVEQRYRQREVDLIVNDDSRRAFVVRSAVVAALRAELEARGFVEVETPMLHPIPGGAAARPFVTRHNALGVDLFLRIAPELYLKRLVAGGLTRVFELNRNFRNEGMSPRHNPEFTMLECYQAYADYTDMMALTEALVQRAAEEAVGTLELAYQGRSLSLSTPWPRRTVLELAAEASGEDLDHRMPVEDARRACDRHGVAWQPTWGTGKLIFELYEALAEGHLWAPTFVIDHPVETSPLARRHRSEPDVVERFELIVVGRELANAFSELVDADDQRQRFEAQAQARAAGDEEAMVVDEPYLAALELGLPPTGGLGVGVDRLVMLLADVPSIRDVILFPTLRPRA